Within Sphingobium sp. KCTC 72723, the genomic segment TCGGGATCGTCGGATGCGATGTGGCGCAGAATGTCGAGATAATCATCCTTCGCGGCGTCCGCCCAGACGACTCGCCTCATTGTCCGGCGGCTTTCCTCTGCCGCGCCTGAGCAATAATCTGTTCGGCGCGCGCCATCACCTCATCGTGCGGCGTGACCCGGCCCGCTGCCATATCGGCCAATCCGCGCTGTATCCCCTCGATGATCTGCAATTCGCGGTTCACATAAGTTTCGAGCGCTTCCGCGGCGAGAAAGGATCGGGTGCGGCGCGTATCCTGTGCCAGTCGCCCAAGTTTTTCCTTGAGCGCGGGCGTGAGCCGGATCGTCATCGTCGTGCTGGCGTTCATGCCAAGTCCCTCATTTTGCAGTCTGTACACAATGTAACACAACTAGATGGCCATGTCGCCATGCGCATCCGCTGACCCGTGCCAGCCTGTCCTACGGCTTGCGAAACCCCTAACGCTTCATGCGTCCCATGGACTAATTTAGCGAACTTCCACATCCGGCCCCCACAACCACCCGATCCAGACCCCCAGCTGCGAAATTAACCCCTTGGATTCTGCCGCATCCACCCCAAATCCCTATTTAGAATTGCGAATAATTCTTAACTGAAAGGCGCCTCCGATGTCCGCAACCCGCACCGAAACCGACAGTATCGGCGCCATAGAGGTGCCAGCCGACGCTTATTGGGGCGCGCAGACGCAGCGCAGCATCGAAAATTTTCCCTTCGATTCGACCGAGCGGATGCCGATCGGAATCGTCCATGCGCTGGCCATCGTGAAGCAGGCAGCGGCACGGGTTAACCGCCATCATGGGCTGGATGCGCGCGCCGCCGATGCGATCGAAACTGCCGCCGCCGCCGTGGCTGCTGGCGACCATGACGACCAGTTTCCGCTGGTCATCTGGCAGACCGGTAGCGGCACCCAGACCAATATGAATGTCAACGAAGTGATCGCCGGGATCGCCAATGAAGCGCTCACCGGCACGCGCGGCGGCAAGGTGCCGGTCCATCCCAACGACGGTGTGAACTTCGGTCAATCCTCCAACGACAGCTTCCCCACCGCGCTGCATATCGCCGCCGCGCTGGCGGTCACGAAATCGCTGTTTCCTGCGCTCGACCGGCTCCATGCCGCGCTCGACGTCAAGGCAAAGGCGTGGGACCATATCGTCAAGATCGGGCGCACCCATTTGCAGGACGCGACTCCGTTGACGCTGGGGCAGGAATTTTCCGGCTACGCGCATCAGATTTACCGTAGTCGCAAGCGGATCGAACCGGCGGTCGATCACGGCATGATGGCGCTGGCGCAGGGCGGCACGGCGGTCGGCACCGGCCTGAACGCACCGCCCGGTTTCGACGTCGCGGTCGCAGCGGAAATCGCGGCAATCACGGGCCTGCCGTTCCGCACTGCCGACAATAAATTCGAAGCGCTCGCCTCCAACGACCCGCTGGTCCACCTCTCCTCGACGCTCGCCACGCTGGCGGTCGCGCTGACCAAGATCGCCAACGACATCCGCCTGCTCGGTTCCGGCCCACGTTCGGGGCTGGGGGAGCTTGACCTGCCCGCCAACGAACCGGGCAGCTCGATCATGCCGGGGAAGGTCAATCCGACCCAGTGCGAAATGCTGACCATGGTCGCCGCGCAGGTGATCGGCAATCATCAGGCCGTGACCGTGGGCGGGATGCAGGGCCATCTGGAACTCAATGTGTTCAAACCGATGATCGGCGCGGCAGTGCTGCGCTCCATCCTTCTGCTCGCGGTGGGGATGGACAGTTTCGCGCAGCGCTGTGTCGAGGGGCTGGAGGCCAACGAAGCCCGCATCGCCGAACTGGTCGATCGCTCGCTGATGCTGGTGACGGCGCTGGCCCCGGAAATCGGCTATGACAATGCGGCGAAGATCGCCAAGCACGCGCATCGGAACGGGCTGACCCTGCGGCAGGCGGGGCTGGACCTGCACCTGGTGGACGATGCGACCTTCGACCGGCTGGTGCGCCCGGAAAATATGACATGATCCACATCAACATGGCGGAACCGCCCGCGTTTCGATACATTAACCCCTTATGAAGAAGCCGCTCGCTCCCTCCGCCCCGCTCGTCACCATTCGCCCGCCCCACAAGGCTGGCATGTTGCGCAAGGTCGCGCGCGTCGGTGCGACTGTGGTGGCCGCGCGAGTCGCGGCGGCGACCGGCAAGAAGGGTGTATTCGGCCTGATCGCGGGCATGGGTGCCAAGCGCGTCATCATGCGCTTCCCCGCTGGCGCCCTGTTCGTCACTGGCGCCTATATGGCAGGCAAAATGTATGAGGCCAAGCGCGAGGCGGATCGCAAGCGCAACCTTAAGCTGCTGCCCGACCGGAGCGCGGAGCCGCTGCCGGGCAAAGACTAAAGCCCGGCCTGCCAGTCGCGGACGGCATCGATCGGAAAGGACAGCATCAGGATATTGAGCGCCAGATTGTCCCGGATGACGATCAGCGCGACCAGTTCGAACCCTATGCCCAGCGCAACCGTCGCCCACAACGGCGCGCGCGACGCGAACAGGAAACCCAGCGTCATCATCCCGATGTCGCTTACCGAATTGAGGATG encodes:
- a CDS encoding CopG family ribbon-helix-helix protein produces the protein MNASTTMTIRLTPALKEKLGRLAQDTRRTRSFLAAEALETYVNRELQIIEGIQRGLADMAAGRVTPHDEVMARAEQIIAQARQRKAAGQ
- the fumC gene encoding class II fumarate hydratase codes for the protein MSATRTETDSIGAIEVPADAYWGAQTQRSIENFPFDSTERMPIGIVHALAIVKQAAARVNRHHGLDARAADAIETAAAAVAAGDHDDQFPLVIWQTGSGTQTNMNVNEVIAGIANEALTGTRGGKVPVHPNDGVNFGQSSNDSFPTALHIAAALAVTKSLFPALDRLHAALDVKAKAWDHIVKIGRTHLQDATPLTLGQEFSGYAHQIYRSRKRIEPAVDHGMMALAQGGTAVGTGLNAPPGFDVAVAAEIAAITGLPFRTADNKFEALASNDPLVHLSSTLATLAVALTKIANDIRLLGSGPRSGLGELDLPANEPGSSIMPGKVNPTQCEMLTMVAAQVIGNHQAVTVGGMQGHLELNVFKPMIGAAVLRSILLLAVGMDSFAQRCVEGLEANEARIAELVDRSLMLVTALAPEIGYDNAAKIAKHAHRNGLTLRQAGLDLHLVDDATFDRLVRPENMT